In the Silvanigrella aquatica genome, AAACAATTTTGAGAGGGCATATACTTTATGAATCCTTTCTAATGTACTTTTGCGCGTAATTTCTAACTCCTGCTTCGGCAAGAATATGAAATGTACGTACGAGTCTAATGTCTTCTTGAGGAAATTCGTCTAATTTTGCGTAGATTATATTTTTTCTACTTTGTTTAAGAATTTTTGAAATATGTTGAGAAGGAGGATGATTTGAAATAAATAAAATACTTCTATGATTTGTAGATAATGCTCCTGCTAAAATTAAACATTCTGTTGCATTTTGTGCATAGTGAAGAATAAAGGGATTATTCCAAGGACTTTCTATAGAGCTTGGTAGCGGAATTACTGCAAATCCGCCAAATTCACTTTTTGCAATGCCAGGTCCAATTAAATTATCTTTAAAGGGTGTGGCATAAAACATTAAATTGCTATCGTCATGTTGTTCGGCAAGCCAATATGATTTCCATGAATAAAAGTCATCTTTTATTGGTTCTGCAAAACTAAATATAACGGCACCAATATCTGCTTTTCCTGTATTGAGTTTGTCTTTTATTATAATTTTTTCTTTATGCCAATTTCGTATTGTTTCACGAATATCGAGTCCATCACAAAAATCGGCTTGGAGTTCTTGATGAATAATTTCTTGTGAACGCACTTTATCTCGCATATTTTTTTTAATATTTAAAGCTAGACGTTCCATAAAAATATCTTCACTTGGAAAGGAGCACGAATAAGGATGATCTTCATGGATCCAACTGTTATCAGCGTATTTTTCTTCATCTACTGGCGGGGTTTTTGAGTGTTGCTTTATTTTATCAACCGACTTTATTTTTGATTTTGTAATTTTTTTAGAACTTTGAATGGTCTCAAATTTTTGTATACTTATTTTTGATGTCTTTTTGAAAAAACGTGATAATGGTAAATGAATTTGTTGAAGCGTGCTCGCAAATAAAGCATTTGTCGGTATGTTTTTGCACTCTTTTAATAATTCATAGGCAAAGTTAGAATCAATGACTGAAGTTGCTGCTAAAAGCATATCAAAAATATTTGGGAATAATAAATTTTTATCATAAGCAAGTCGGTATGAAAATCTAAAGTAATCTCTTTCTTGACTCGCACTTATTTTGAGTTTAGTCCAATTGTCGTATTTTTCTGAAGTTCTTAAAAATGCTTCAGCATAACTTTTTTTTGCAAAATTGATCCAATTTAATATTGTATTCTTTTCCTTTAACAGATCCTTTGCGAAAAATCCTGTTAAATTCATATATTCGCAACAAGAATCGATGGAAGGTTGGCATAAAATCAATTGCTTTGTATTGTGTTTTAATTTTGCATCATGGAAAGAAATAATTTTTTCTTCTAAGAAATCGTGTAATGTTCCTGTTTCTATTTTATTTGCGATTTGCATTTCAAATTGTTTTAATAATTCATATCCACAAATGATAAGAATTTTTTCACCAGCATGATTTTGAATAAATTGAATCATGTTTTTACATGAATTTGAAATATTATGAATTAAGTATTCATTTTTTAAGGTTGCGGGATGAATTGGACTGGAAAAGTTTTTTTGAAGCCATGTTGTTATTGCTCCTGGAAGAATCAATTCAGGAGGAACTATGGATTTTGAGGTTGCTTGTTCAAATAATTGCCATTGTAAACAATTTTCAAAACCTCCGACGCAGTGGATATTTAAACTTTTATTTTGAAGAACTTTTAAAAGATAGCGTTTGCTATCAAAAGGTTCCATAAAAGTAACAGGATTCATTTCCATTTGCGATAATAGATTTTCTTCATTTGAAATTAAACAATCTTCTGTTTCAATGACTTCTTTTGAATTTAGAGTGACGCAATGTGGAAAACTTTTTAAAATTTGCGGTAATAAATTATTAAATTCTTCAGGCCAATCAACAAGAATATGTGTTTTTTTTAAGTTAGAAAATTCATTTTCTAATAAATCAATATTTTTAATAATACAATTTTCTTGTAGACTTGTTTTTGTGATTGGGAAAAAAGAAACATCACAATTTGGAAAATATTCTTTTAATAATGGCATTCGAAGATTTCCAATGGAATATTCCCATCCAATAAAATCTTCTTTAAGATTTGAGTGTTCTAATAAATTGTGATCAAATTCAAAACAAAAATATTTTGAAATATTTATAATATTTTTTAATGGACTCATTTTGTTTTCACTCTGTATTGTTACTTACTTAAACGGGTCTTAAATTGGGTCTTGCTGAAGAGTGTTGTTCGTTTTGCAATTGCTCATCAGTTGGAAAATATTTCAGGGCATCCTCGCCTAGTATAGCAAAAACACTTGATTTTAACGCTCTTGGAAGAGTGAGATTGCTGTCCAAAGATCTTAATCTTTGCGCGTATTTTGCAATTTGAATGCCATCTCTTACAGAATAAGTTTCTTCATATTTATGTGATAATGATAAGAAATTCACAAGAATTAAAAGTAAATTATCTTCTATATAGGGCACAGTGTAGCGAATGATACGCGCCTCTGTTTCAACATCGGCAAAATCCAAAAATATTTGTGGATTTAATCTGCTTTGAATATATTCGGGGAGATCATAAACACTGGAGTCATCATTCATTGTTGTTACAAAACGAAATTCAGGATGGGCGTGAATGCGTACGCCTGCAATTACGGAGTCAACGTAACGGCGGTGATCGAGAAGCGAAGCCAAACTCGCCCAACTCTTTTCTGACATTCTGTTACCTTCGTCGAGAATACAAACTCCCCCTAAAAGCATTGCTGTAACGAGAGGGCTGGCCACATAGGAAATTTGTTTTCCTTCCGTGATGACGGGCGTGATGATAAGGTCGTCGGGGCGTGTATCACTTGTACCTTGCATTAAGTAAACAGGGTATTTTAATTCTTTGGCTACGGCTACGGCAAGTGTGGTTTTTCCCACTCCCGGTTTTCCCACCAATCTGGGATTCATGGGAAGATCTTCATCACTCATGCGAAGCCAAGCGGCTCTTAATTGATGTGATGCGAGATCATTTCCCATCCAATGTGCGGGAACTTCATATTCTTTAGCAAGCCGAACAGTAATATTCCCAATTTTTGCAAGATCTTTTTCTTTATCGACATGAATATTGGAACTCATTCTCTTCCCTTCTAAGTGGGCTCTCAAATTATTTTACTTGCTCGTAAGCCCCAGGGAACGCAAACGATTACCTGTGTTTAATCTGCCTCTAATCTGAGCAGCCTTATCAGCATAACCGGGTTTTCCCATGAGAGCAAACATGTTATTTTTGTAGTCCTCAACACCTGGTTGATCAAAAGGATTAATGCCGCGCGCATAACCGCCAATGCCACAAGCTAACATATTAACATACATCCAATAACCAAGCCACCACGCATTTAATTCGGGAACTTCCCAAATGAGAGTTGGTACTTTACCGTCTGAATGTGCTAAAAAAGTTCCTTGCTGTGCTTCATTTTGTACATAAGAAAGATCGTGTCCCGTTAAAAAATCAAATCCATCATTTAAAGTAGAATGTGGAATTTTGATTTTTCTTTTGAGAGAACCCTTGAGTAAGGAATATTCATCTATAATACGAATATGTGTTGCAAAAATATGGCGTTCCCCATCTTGAAAGTATTGTCCTAAAGAATGTAAATCGGTTGTGAAGTTAGCGCTGGTTGGAAATAATCCTGTGTTTTCTTTTCCATCGCTTTCGCCAAATAATTGTTTCCACCATTCGGCAATGCCGCGTGCTTTAGGAGTCCAAGTGCATAGGGATTCAATTTTAAATTTATTCGCATAAAGAATATTGCGAATTCCTGCGTAGCATAATGCTGGATTTGTTTCGAGAGAATGATTTTTATCTGAAGTGCAATCTTCAAAAGCTTGCTGAGCTCCTGTAACAAATTCAGTTACGTTAATTCCAGCAATAGCTAAAGGTAACAATCCAACGGGAGTAAAAATAGAGTAACGACCGCCTACATTTTTTGGAATGGGGAAATAAGGATAATTATTTTCTTTTGCAATTTTTAATAAGGTACCATCACTCGGATCTGTGATAGCAAAAATACGGTGAGCCGCTTCGTCGGCGCCAAAACGGTCATCAAGGTATTGTTTTAAAACGCGAAAGGCGAGGGCAGGTTCGGTCGTGCCTCCGGATTTAGAAACAACAATGAGGCTTGGTGTATAGCTGTCGAGGGCATCGAGAAGTTCTGCAAGCTCATCTAGGGCAATATGGTGACCCGCCCAAAATAACACGGGCCGGCGATGAAATGTCTCTTGATTTATCAAGGCATACGAATGTGTTAAGGCCTCATACACGGCTTTTGTTCCGAGAAGGCTTCCGCCTATGCCAACAACAACAACGGCATCGGAGTGGCTGCATATGGTTTCCACGGTTTGTTTAATCGCATTTAACTGGATAGGGCTTTCTTCTTTTACATAATCTACCCAGCCAGTGAATTCAGGGCTTTTTCCCTTTCCTGAAATTAAAGCTTTTTTAGCTGCTAAAAGATGATTTGTTTCTTGAGAAAGGTGTTTTTCAATAGGAAATACGTCATGAACTTTGGTCCAGTCTAATACGAGGCGTTTTTCTTGAGACATAAATGGAAACTCCCATAGAGCTTAAGTATCGAAAATTTCGTTCAAAACAAACAAATCTATAATTCACACAGGAAAACTCTATTTGCAATGGGAGCTCCCTATTTAGGGAAAAAATATTTTCGAATCAAATGGTTATATTTAAGAAAGATATATTTTAATTTTATCAATAGTTTGTATTTATTATTATATTTAATGACTTTAAAATATCATGTATTATTAACATATTTATATTTATTTTTTATATATAATTATTAATAATTATTGAAATAATAATAAGGTTAAAAATTCTTCTGATAATATTAAAGAATCAAGTGAAGTTCATTGCTTATATAAATTATACTAGACATAGTAAAAATCTGTCTATAAAAAACAAACCTCATTCTGGTAGACATTGATTTACTAATTGTTAAATATATAAAGTTATTTTTGTAATCAAATTGTAATAATTAAGTAATCATTTATTTATTGTTATATGGGCGTTGAGAATATATTTAAAGAACTTATATGTGTGCCTTTCAGCGAAGTGTTGAAGGTTTTTTTTAACTATATTTATAGTAAGGTATTATAGTATGTCATTAGTTACAAAATCTTTAAGTATTGCAGTCCTCTCTTTGGCTATTGTTTCTTGTAAAAATAGTGGAAATTCTAATAGTAAAAATAATGATAATAAAGAGGAAACTACCTTAGAAAATAAAGGCTTATTAGGTCTTTGGGCATATGAAAATCAGTTGGATGATAATCTAGACAATGACAAAAAAATTGCCCATAAAATTAATTTTGACTTCAGCGCGAATAAATTTAATGAATTTACTAAAGCTAAAGCAACTCAATCAATTGGTGATAAGAAAATTGTTTGCTCAATTGGAGTTAAACTTGATGGCGATGAAAATAAAGGAAAAATTGCCCTAGTTGCGGATAGCATATTAGAAGAATCTCAAGGATATGAAGACGACTTAGCGGTTGCTCATAAAATGTGCGCTGATTTTGAAACAAACTCAAAAGACAAATATGAATACACTCGAGTTTCACATGATACTGTGAAAATGTGCGAAATACTGCCTTCTTCTATAAATTTAAGCGCTTCAGTTTATTCTGTTGATGGTGTCACAAGTACTGAATCTGTCGAAGTTATCCCCGCAGCAGTCGATGATAAACTTGAAGTAATAACGGATACTAAAAATGAAAGCCATTGCAGAATATTCAAAATTAACTAAAATTTATGCAATAAATTATAGTTACAGTGGTTGTTAATTTATATTTAAATTTACAACCATTATTAGAGAGCTATATAAAAAAAAGAGGGATTTAAGTGTGAGCTTAAGTCCCTCTTTTAATATTTCTTAAAAAGAATTAATTATTATTTGGTAATAATAAATGCGAGCAGTTCGGACAAAATTCAATAGATTTTCCGCGGGCAATATTATTTAAAATTTGCGGTGAAAGCCCAATGCGGCAGTTGCCACAAGCTCTTTCGGAAACGCGGCAAATAGGGCCGTTGGGATTGCGAGTAATTTTAGCAACACGAATATAATGTTGCGCAATGCGATCGTCCAAACGAGAAAGGTAAGAGTCACGAACCTTATTGATTTCATTTAAGCGACCAGCGGAGTTATTTTCCGCTTCTTGAGCTTTGCGGCGCTCTCCTTCGGAAGCATTTGTCGATGCTGAGAGTTCACCTTCTGCTTTGTGAAACAGAGATTTCGATTGCTCGATGCGACTTTCTGTTTCATCAGCCTTGCGTTGCGTATCGCGGATTTCGCGTTCGACGTGATCGAGTTCACGTTTTAAACTGCGGTGATCGTCGTCATTTTTAGCTGCAAAGAGGCGCGCGGAACGCTCTGCTTTGCGTTCTTCGAGATCATCAAGTTTTTTATATAAACGACGGAGATCTGCTTCATGGAAAGACATATCTGTACGTGTTTTGGCAATTATTTCTTCACTTAAGCGTGATTTTTTAGCCAATTCAGAAAGTTCTTTTTGAGCCGCTCGTTGGTCTTGAGTGACAAGCCCCGAGTCAATGTCGAGTCGATATAATTGTTCAATAATTTCATAACTTGGATTCAAAGGGGATCTCCTTGTGAGACAAAAAGAGGCAACTTCTCTATTTATCATAGCGTTATTTTTTTTTCAATGCCTAAAATATTGAATTAAAGGCCACTTACAAGTTTAGCAGATATCAAATTTGGAAGTTTTCTAAAATCGTCAATGACTTTGGTTTCAAGTTCGCCATCCACGCGAATCAAACTCATAGCCATGCCGCCTCTGCGATTGCGCGAGAGCTCAAATTGCGCAATATTTACTTTATTTTTTGCAAGGTAAGTCCCCACATCCCCAATAACACCGGGTCGATCATGATTTTGCATGACGATGAGATCGCCTTCGGGTTCAATTTCAAAAATGAAATCATTAATAGAACAGAGACGAGCAAATTTTCCATCGTAAAGTACTGAACCTACAGAGATTTTTTCATTTGTTCCCGTGCCAAAAACTTCAATTAACAGCTCATTTTTTGAAGTGAGCGTATTTTTAAGCTCAATTTCAAATTGAATACCTCTTTTTGCTAGCAAACGTTCCGCATTTACATAGGAAACAAATTCATCGGAAACATGGGATAAAAATCCCTTCAGGCAAGATAATTTTAATATTTGCAGATCTTCTTTATTCACGTTGGCGTTTACGGTTAATTTTAGAATGGCAGGGTGAAAATCAAAGATTTGTGCTGCTACAAGAGAAGTTTTTTCGGTTAATACCGAAAATTGACGAAGATCTCCTGATCCTAGAATGGAAACATGAGGTAAATTAACAGGATAATCAACAATTTCACCGCGCAAGGATTTCAAAACTTGAATCG is a window encoding:
- a CDS encoding AAA family ATPase; amino-acid sequence: MSSNIHVDKEKDLAKIGNITVRLAKEYEVPAHWMGNDLASHQLRAAWLRMSDEDLPMNPRLVGKPGVGKTTLAVAVAKELKYPVYLMQGTSDTRPDDLIITPVITEGKQISYVASPLVTAMLLGGVCILDEGNRMSEKSWASLASLLDHRRYVDSVIAGVRIHAHPEFRFVTTMNDDSSVYDLPEYIQSRLNPQIFLDFADVETEARIIRYTVPYIEDNLLLILVNFLSLSHKYEETYSVRDGIQIAKYAQRLRSLDSNLTLPRALKSSVFAILGEDALKYFPTDEQLQNEQHSSARPNLRPV
- a CDS encoding glucose-6-phosphate isomerase, which codes for MSQEKRLVLDWTKVHDVFPIEKHLSQETNHLLAAKKALISGKGKSPEFTGWVDYVKEESPIQLNAIKQTVETICSHSDAVVVVGIGGSLLGTKAVYEALTHSYALINQETFHRRPVLFWAGHHIALDELAELLDALDSYTPSLIVVSKSGGTTEPALAFRVLKQYLDDRFGADEAAHRIFAITDPSDGTLLKIAKENNYPYFPIPKNVGGRYSIFTPVGLLPLAIAGINVTEFVTGAQQAFEDCTSDKNHSLETNPALCYAGIRNILYANKFKIESLCTWTPKARGIAEWWKQLFGESDGKENTGLFPTSANFTTDLHSLGQYFQDGERHIFATHIRIIDEYSLLKGSLKRKIKIPHSTLNDGFDFLTGHDLSYVQNEAQQGTFLAHSDGKVPTLIWEVPELNAWWLGYWMYVNMLACGIGGYARGINPFDQPGVEDYKNNMFALMGKPGYADKAAQIRGRLNTGNRLRSLGLTSK
- a CDS encoding zinc ribbon domain-containing protein; its protein translation is MNPSYEIIEQLYRLDIDSGLVTQDQRAAQKELSELAKKSRLSEEIIAKTRTDMSFHEADLRRLYKKLDDLEERKAERSARLFAAKNDDDHRSLKRELDHVEREIRDTQRKADETESRIEQSKSLFHKAEGELSASTNASEGERRKAQEAENNSAGRLNEINKVRDSYLSRLDDRIAQHYIRVAKITRNPNGPICRVSERACGNCRIGLSPQILNNIARGKSIEFCPNCSHLLLPNNN